In the Bradyrhizobium guangzhouense genome, one interval contains:
- a CDS encoding DUF952 domain-containing protein: MVKIYKICPASAWREAERQGVYRGSADDARDGFIHFSTAPQVPETLRKHYFGQRALFLVEVDGDACGAELRWERSRNDELFPHLYGELDLGAVISVMNLSMRSDGGHDTPELAP, from the coding sequence GTGGTCAAGATCTACAAAATCTGTCCGGCCTCGGCCTGGCGCGAAGCGGAACGGCAGGGCGTGTACCGGGGTAGCGCGGACGACGCGCGCGATGGATTCATCCATTTCTCGACCGCGCCCCAGGTTCCGGAGACCTTGCGCAAGCACTATTTCGGCCAGCGTGCGCTGTTCCTGGTCGAGGTGGACGGCGATGCGTGCGGCGCCGAATTGCGCTGGGAGCGCTCGCGCAACGACGAGCTGTTTCCGCATCTCTATGGCGAGCTCGATCTCGGCGCCGTCATCTCGGTGATGAACCTCAGCATGCGCTCCGATGGCGGCCACGACACCCCGGAGCTGGCCCCGTGA
- a CDS encoding S24 family peptidase, with the protein MVRQAKAQRILTHDQIWAALDRLAARAGLSSSGLAKRAGLDPTTFNKSKRVTSDGRERWPSTESIAKALAAADSSIEIFARLIDDDTGDGRTVPLLGIAQAATSGAFDESGLPSGKGWSEIALPTADDSRAFALKITGNALLPVYRDGDVILVSPGAPVRKGDRVMVKTKAGDVLVATLKRRTAKVLELQPLDAAFEQLTMAAGDVAWVARIVWASQ; encoded by the coding sequence ATGGTCAGACAGGCCAAAGCGCAGAGGATACTGACCCACGACCAGATCTGGGCCGCGCTGGACCGGTTGGCCGCGCGCGCCGGACTGTCGTCGTCTGGCCTTGCCAAGCGGGCCGGGCTCGACCCCACCACGTTCAACAAGTCCAAGCGTGTCACCAGCGATGGCCGCGAGCGCTGGCCCTCCACCGAATCGATCGCGAAGGCACTGGCGGCGGCGGACTCGTCGATCGAAATTTTCGCCAGGCTGATCGACGACGACACGGGGGATGGTCGCACGGTACCGCTGCTCGGTATCGCGCAAGCCGCAACGAGCGGCGCGTTTGACGAATCCGGTCTGCCGTCCGGCAAGGGCTGGAGCGAGATCGCGCTGCCGACTGCTGACGACAGTCGCGCGTTCGCACTGAAAATTACCGGCAACGCGCTGCTGCCTGTCTATCGCGACGGCGATGTCATCCTGGTCTCGCCCGGCGCACCGGTGCGCAAAGGTGATCGTGTGATGGTGAAGACGAAGGCGGGCGACGTGCTGGTCGCGACGCTGAAGCGCCGTACGGCGAAGGTGCTGGAGCTGCAGCCGCTCGATGCGGCGTTCGAACAGCTCACGATGGCGGCCGGTGATGTGGCGTGGGTGGCAAGGATCGTGTGGGCGAGCCAGTGA
- a CDS encoding lysine--tRNA ligase gives MSVIDPNMSPSDLRALAEQSNAWPFEQAKAIVARLKKSPKDEVLFETGYGPSGLPHIGTFGEVARTSMVRHAFRVLTEDKTKTRLLAFSDDMDGFRKVPDNVPNKDLLAQYLGRPLTSVPDPFSNEHPSFGDANNARLRAFLDHFGFDYEFASSTVYYKSGRFDATLLKMLAAYDKVMDIILPTLGPDRRATYSPFLPISKTTGVVLQVPMIRRDVAAGTVTYVDPDTNQEVETPVTGGNVKCQWKADWAMRWVALGVDYEMAGKDLIDSVKLSGAIARALGAAPPEGFNYELFLDEKGQKISKSKGNGLTIDEWLRYASPESLSLFMYREPKAAKRLFFDVIPRQVDDYQQFIDGFPKQDDKQQLGNPVWHIHNGKPPQGDMPVTFQLLLTLVSSSNAENAETLWGFIGRYRPGVSPQTHPKLDAMVGYAINYYRDFVAPTKQFRVPTDTERAALQDLRDALSQLPAEASAEDIQNVVYEIGRREPFLDQVKKGKDGRPGVTLDWFNMLYQVLLGQEKGPRFGSFVAVYGVQNAVNMIDGALARSA, from the coding sequence ATGTCCGTTATCGATCCCAACATGAGCCCGAGCGATCTTCGTGCGCTCGCCGAACAATCCAACGCCTGGCCGTTCGAGCAGGCGAAGGCCATTGTCGCGCGGCTGAAGAAGAGCCCGAAGGACGAGGTGCTGTTCGAGACCGGCTACGGTCCTTCCGGCCTGCCGCATATCGGCACGTTCGGCGAGGTCGCGCGCACCTCGATGGTGCGCCATGCCTTCCGCGTGCTCACCGAGGACAAGACCAAGACGCGCCTCTTGGCGTTCTCCGACGATATGGACGGCTTCCGCAAGGTGCCTGACAACGTGCCGAACAAGGATCTGCTGGCGCAATATCTGGGGCGGCCGCTGACGTCCGTGCCTGATCCCTTTTCCAACGAGCATCCGTCGTTCGGCGACGCCAACAACGCGCGGCTGCGCGCGTTCCTGGATCATTTCGGCTTCGACTACGAATTCGCGAGCTCGACCGTCTACTACAAGTCCGGCCGTTTCGACGCGACGCTGCTCAAGATGCTGGCTGCCTACGACAAGGTCATGGACATCATCCTGCCGACGCTCGGCCCTGACAGGCGCGCGACCTATTCGCCGTTCCTGCCGATCAGCAAGACCACTGGCGTCGTGCTGCAAGTGCCGATGATCCGCCGCGACGTCGCCGCGGGCACCGTGACCTATGTCGATCCCGATACCAATCAGGAAGTCGAAACGCCGGTCACCGGCGGAAATGTCAAATGTCAGTGGAAGGCCGACTGGGCGATGCGCTGGGTTGCGCTCGGCGTCGACTATGAGATGGCTGGCAAGGATCTGATCGATTCCGTGAAGCTGTCCGGCGCCATCGCCAGGGCGCTCGGCGCCGCGCCGCCGGAAGGCTTCAACTACGAGCTCTTCCTCGACGAGAAGGGCCAGAAGATCTCGAAGTCGAAGGGCAACGGCCTGACCATCGACGAGTGGCTGCGCTACGCCTCGCCGGAATCGTTGTCGCTGTTCATGTACCGCGAGCCGAAGGCGGCGAAGCGGCTGTTCTTCGACGTCATCCCGCGCCAGGTCGACGACTATCAGCAATTCATCGATGGCTTTCCCAAGCAGGATGACAAGCAGCAGCTCGGCAATCCCGTTTGGCACATCCACAACGGCAAGCCGCCACAGGGCGACATGCCCGTCACGTTCCAGCTGCTGCTGACGCTGGTGTCGTCGTCGAATGCGGAGAATGCCGAGACGCTGTGGGGTTTCATCGGCCGCTATCGGCCCGGCGTGAGCCCGCAGACGCATCCGAAGCTGGACGCGATGGTCGGCTACGCCATCAACTATTATCGCGATTTCGTCGCGCCGACGAAGCAGTTCCGCGTGCCCACGGACACCGAGCGCGCCGCGTTGCAGGATCTGCGCGATGCGCTCTCGCAGCTTCCGGCGGAGGCCTCGGCCGAAGACATCCAGAACGTCGTCTACGAGATCGGCCGCCGCGAGCCGTTCCTCGACCAGGTCAAGAAGGGCAAGGACGGCCGCCCGGGCGTCACGCTCGACTGGTTCAACATGCTCTACCAGGTGCTGCTCGGCCAGGAGAAGGGCCCGCGCTTCGGCTCCTTCGTCGCGGTGTACGGCGTGCAGAACGCGGTCAACATGATCGACGGCGCGCTGGCACGGAGTGCGTGA
- a CDS encoding transporter substrate-binding domain-containing protein has translation MAPSQQAKSSKSVRGLLTGLAVAACLLAGLPSAKAQIPAKQPPAAPQATTPVAPQAAPQAVPGFWDPRRRPERPDLSRLTVIRFLTETDYPPFNFTGADGNPAGFNVDLARSLCEEIKVSCTVQMRRFETLVDALTSNRGDAIIASMAVSPQLRARVDFTDPYYRVPARFASRKDAVMPEIRPEYLEGKKVGVIAGSAHEAYLKAMFTDAELHPYPNDDALRAALRKGEVDFIFGDAISLAFWINGTDSGDCCAFSGGPFVESRFFGEGIGIAVRKGNDVLRQALNWALFRVWEKGRYTDLWLKYFSVSPF, from the coding sequence ATGGCTCCATCGCAACAGGCGAAATCGTCCAAATCTGTCCGTGGCTTGCTGACGGGGCTGGCTGTCGCGGCCTGCCTGCTCGCAGGCCTGCCCTCCGCAAAAGCCCAGATACCGGCCAAGCAACCCCCCGCGGCGCCCCAGGCGACGACCCCGGTCGCGCCCCAAGCTGCCCCCCAAGCCGTGCCCGGTTTCTGGGACCCGCGACGGCGGCCGGAGCGGCCCGACCTGTCGCGCCTGACCGTGATCCGCTTCCTGACCGAGACCGATTACCCGCCGTTCAACTTCACCGGTGCCGACGGCAATCCGGCCGGCTTCAATGTCGATCTCGCCCGCAGCCTGTGCGAGGAGATCAAGGTCAGCTGCACCGTGCAGATGCGCCGCTTCGAGACGCTGGTCGATGCGCTCACCTCCAACCGGGGCGATGCGATCATCGCCTCCATGGCGGTGAGCCCGCAGCTTCGCGCGCGCGTCGACTTCACCGATCCCTATTACCGCGTGCCGGCGCGCTTCGCCTCGCGCAAGGATGCGGTGATGCCGGAGATCCGGCCCGAATATCTCGAAGGCAAGAAGGTCGGCGTCATCGCGGGCTCGGCGCACGAGGCCTATTTGAAGGCGATGTTCACCGACGCCGAGCTGCACCCCTATCCCAACGACGATGCGCTCCGTGCTGCGCTCCGCAAGGGCGAGGTCGATTTCATCTTCGGCGACGCCATCTCGCTGGCGTTCTGGATCAACGGCACCGACTCGGGCGATTGCTGCGCCTTCTCCGGCGGCCCCTTCGTCGAGAGCCGCTTCTTCGGCGAGGGCATCGGCATCGCCGTGCGCAAGGGCAACGACGTGCTGCGCCAGGCCCTGAACTGGGCCCTGTTCCGCGTCTGGGAAAAAGGCCGCTACACCGATCTGTGGCTGAAGTATTTTTCGGTGAGCCCGTTCTAA
- a CDS encoding SCO family protein: MSSTARPLVIATAFASSLVVGLLVLFWAMGGVSKVTQPASIGGPFQLTDQNGKTVTQANLKGKPTLIFFGYTHCPDVCPTSLFEMSEVLRAMGRDADKVNAIFISVDPERDTPAVMKDYLSSFDPHLEGLSGDPAETAKVITSYRVYAKKVPTKDGDYTMDHTALIYLMDRDGRFVSPFNLKRTPEEAAADLKKYL, translated from the coding sequence ATGAGCTCCACTGCCCGTCCGCTGGTGATCGCGACCGCCTTCGCCTCGAGCCTCGTCGTCGGCCTGCTGGTGCTGTTCTGGGCCATGGGTGGCGTCAGCAAGGTGACGCAGCCGGCCTCAATCGGCGGCCCGTTCCAGCTCACCGACCAGAACGGCAAGACCGTCACCCAGGCGAACCTCAAGGGCAAGCCGACCCTGATCTTCTTCGGCTACACCCATTGCCCTGACGTCTGCCCGACCTCGCTGTTCGAGATGTCGGAAGTGCTGCGCGCCATGGGCAGGGACGCCGACAAGGTCAACGCAATCTTCATCTCGGTCGATCCCGAGCGCGATACGCCTGCGGTCATGAAGGACTATCTCTCCAGCTTCGATCCGCATCTCGAAGGCCTGTCCGGCGATCCCGCCGAGACCGCCAAGGTGATCACCTCCTACCGGGTCTATGCCAAGAAGGTTCCGACCAAGGATGGCGACTACACCATGGACCACACCGCGCTGATCTACCTGATGGACCGCGACGGCCGCTTCGTCTCGCCGTTCAACCTGAAGCGAACCCCGGAAGAGGCCGCGGCGGACTTGAAGAAGTATCTGTAG
- a CDS encoding FAD-binding dehydrogenase, whose protein sequence is MTEQADVIVVGGGLSGLVAATEIADAGKRVIVVDQEGEQSLGGQAFWSFGGLFLVDSPEQRRLGIKDSFDLAMQDWLGSAGFDRDEDFWPRKWAEAYVAFAAGEKRDWLRAMGHRIFPVVGWAERGGYDAMGHGNSVPRFHVTWGTGPGIVEPFERRAREAAKGGRLVFKFRHRVDALSITDGTVDRVSGAILAPDSVERGMSSSRTIVGEFALKAQAVIVASGGIGGNHDLVRTNWPKRLGDPPKFMISGVPEHVDGRMIGITEKTGARLINRDRMWHYVEGIQNWSPIWPRHGIRILPGPSSMWFDATGMRLPAPLFPGSDTLGQLKYIMSTGYDYSWFILTQAIIKKEFALSGSEQNPDLTGKSWRMTLRRATNKGAPAPVEAFKSHGVDFIVRDRIEDLVAAMNKLAGNDLLKLEHIRMQIEARDREIANPYVKDAQVMNIHNARRYIGDKLIRTASPHRILDPEKGPLIAVKLNILTRKTLGGFETDLDSRVFGAEGSVIPGLYAVGEAAGFGGGGVHGYRSLEGTFLGGCLFSGRNAGRAAAKAVG, encoded by the coding sequence ATGACTGAGCAGGCGGACGTCATCGTCGTCGGCGGAGGACTGTCGGGACTGGTGGCAGCGACCGAGATTGCCGACGCCGGCAAGCGTGTGATCGTGGTCGACCAGGAAGGCGAGCAGTCGCTCGGCGGCCAGGCGTTCTGGTCGTTCGGCGGATTGTTCCTGGTTGATTCGCCGGAGCAGCGCCGGCTCGGCATCAAGGACTCCTTCGACCTCGCGATGCAGGACTGGCTCGGCAGCGCCGGCTTCGATCGCGACGAGGATTTCTGGCCGCGAAAATGGGCCGAGGCTTACGTCGCGTTCGCCGCCGGCGAGAAGCGCGACTGGCTGCGCGCGATGGGCCATCGCATCTTCCCCGTGGTCGGCTGGGCCGAACGCGGCGGCTATGATGCGATGGGCCACGGCAATTCGGTACCGCGCTTTCACGTCACCTGGGGCACCGGCCCCGGCATCGTCGAGCCGTTCGAGCGCCGCGCGCGCGAGGCCGCGAAGGGCGGCCGGCTGGTTTTCAAGTTCCGCCATCGCGTCGATGCGCTGTCGATCACTGACGGGACCGTTGACCGCGTCAGCGGCGCGATCCTCGCGCCTGACAGCGTCGAGCGCGGCATGAGCTCCTCGCGCACCATCGTCGGCGAGTTCGCGCTGAAGGCGCAGGCCGTGATCGTCGCGTCCGGCGGCATCGGCGGCAATCATGATCTGGTGCGGACGAACTGGCCGAAGCGGCTCGGCGATCCCCCGAAGTTCATGATTTCAGGGGTGCCCGAGCATGTCGACGGCCGCATGATCGGCATCACGGAGAAGACGGGCGCGCGGCTGATCAATCGCGACCGGATGTGGCATTACGTCGAGGGCATCCAGAACTGGTCACCGATCTGGCCGCGCCACGGCATCCGCATCCTGCCCGGCCCGTCCTCGATGTGGTTCGACGCCACTGGCATGCGGCTGCCGGCGCCGCTGTTTCCAGGCTCCGACACGCTCGGCCAGCTCAAATACATCATGTCGACGGGTTATGATTATTCCTGGTTCATCCTGACGCAGGCCATCATCAAGAAGGAATTTGCGCTGTCTGGCTCGGAGCAGAATCCTGATCTCACGGGCAAGAGCTGGCGCATGACCCTGCGCCGCGCCACCAACAAGGGCGCGCCGGCGCCGGTGGAAGCGTTCAAGAGCCACGGTGTCGACTTCATCGTGCGCGACAGAATCGAGGATCTCGTCGCTGCCATGAACAAGCTCGCCGGCAACGATCTGCTCAAGCTCGAGCACATCAGGATGCAGATCGAGGCGCGCGACCGAGAGATCGCCAACCCCTATGTCAAGGATGCGCAGGTGATGAACATCCACAACGCGCGGCGCTATATCGGCGACAAGCTGATCCGCACGGCATCACCGCACCGCATTCTCGATCCGGAGAAGGGGCCGCTGATCGCGGTCAAGCTCAACATCCTCACCCGCAAGACGCTGGGCGGCTTCGAGACCGATCTCGACTCGCGCGTGTTCGGCGCGGAGGGAAGCGTCATTCCCGGGCTCTATGCGGTGGGCGAAGCCGCGGGCTTCGGCGGCGGCGGCGTGCACGGCTATCGCTCGCTGGAGGGCACCTTCCTCGGCGGCTGCCTGTTCTCGGGCCGCAATGCCGGGCGGGCGGCAGCGAAAGCGGTGGGATGA
- a CDS encoding RidA family protein translates to MSIQRFETGPRMSQVVVHGDTVYLAGVVASNAAGESVTKQTQDILKTIDGHLAKAGTDKSKLLSATIYITDMKTFQEMNAVWDGWVSPGNTPARATVEAKLAAPQYTVEIMVIAAK, encoded by the coding sequence ATGAGCATTCAGCGTTTTGAAACCGGCCCGCGCATGAGCCAGGTCGTCGTGCACGGCGACACCGTCTATCTCGCCGGCGTCGTCGCCAGCAACGCGGCCGGCGAAAGCGTGACCAAGCAGACCCAGGACATCCTGAAGACCATCGACGGCCACCTCGCCAAGGCCGGCACCGACAAGTCGAAGCTGCTGTCGGCCACGATCTACATCACCGACATGAAGACGTTCCAGGAAATGAACGCGGTCTGGGACGGCTGGGTGTCGCCCGGCAATACCCCGGCCCGCGCCACCGTCGAGGCGAAGCTCGCCGCGCCGCAATACACCGTCGAGATCATGGTGATCGCGGCGAAGTAG
- a CDS encoding nuclear transport factor 2 family protein — MTDHVTIARRYIDLWNERAQNRRSELLGEFWTADASYVDPLMKGDGRDGIDALISGVQQRFPDFRFSLIGEPNGYGDHVRFSWGLGPDGVDSPIKGTDFAVLKDGRIKSITGFLDQVPAGA; from the coding sequence ATGACCGACCACGTCACCATCGCCCGCCGCTATATCGATCTCTGGAACGAGCGCGCGCAGAATCGCCGGAGCGAACTGCTCGGCGAATTCTGGACGGCGGATGCGAGCTATGTCGATCCGCTGATGAAAGGCGACGGCCGGGACGGCATCGATGCGCTGATATCAGGCGTACAGCAGCGCTTTCCCGACTTCAGGTTCAGCCTGATCGGCGAGCCCAACGGCTACGGCGACCATGTCCGCTTCAGCTGGGGTCTCGGCCCTGACGGTGTCGATAGCCCGATCAAGGGGACAGATTTCGCCGTGCTGAAGGACGGGCGGATCAAGAGCATCACGGGATTCCTGGATCAGGTCCCCGCGGGCGCGTGA
- a CDS encoding amidohydrolase family protein, with protein MAIDAHQHFWDPARADYPWMMAPELAPIRRAFGPADLAPLLKANGIDASILVQCRSSLAETEEFLGVAHATPSVIGVVGWADLTDAALGDTLDRLRTLPGGAKLVGIRHQVHDEADPDWLLRTEVRRGLAEMFARDLTYDFLVRTRELPAAIATAKAFPQARFVLDHAAKPPIADGGSAEWSERIARLAACGNVWCKVSGLATEAKWDDWDAERLFPFVRHVAKCFGEDRLIFGSDWPVCLLAGSYGEIKSALEACLAKLGPRAREKAFAVNAKAAYRLA; from the coding sequence ATGGCCATCGACGCCCACCAGCATTTCTGGGATCCCGCGCGCGCCGACTACCCCTGGATGATGGCGCCTGAGCTTGCGCCGATCCGCCGCGCCTTCGGTCCCGCCGATCTCGCGCCGTTGCTGAAGGCGAACGGCATCGACGCCAGCATTTTGGTGCAATGCCGCTCGTCGCTTGCGGAGACCGAGGAATTCTTGGGCGTCGCGCATGCGACGCCTTCCGTCATCGGTGTCGTCGGCTGGGCCGACCTGACAGACGCCGCGCTCGGCGACACGCTCGATCGCCTGCGCACCTTGCCGGGCGGCGCCAAGCTGGTCGGCATCCGCCACCAGGTTCACGATGAGGCCGATCCCGATTGGCTGCTGCGCACGGAGGTCCGGCGCGGGCTGGCCGAAATGTTCGCGCGTGATCTCACCTACGATTTCCTCGTCCGCACCCGCGAGCTGCCCGCCGCGATCGCGACCGCAAAAGCCTTTCCGCAAGCCCGCTTCGTGCTCGACCACGCCGCAAAGCCGCCGATCGCCGACGGCGGCAGTGCCGAATGGTCCGAGCGCATCGCGCGGCTCGCGGCGTGCGGGAACGTCTGGTGCAAGGTCTCAGGTCTCGCGACGGAAGCGAAGTGGGACGATTGGGACGCCGAGCGGCTGTTTCCGTTCGTCCGGCACGTCGCGAAATGTTTTGGCGAGGACCGCCTGATCTTCGGCTCGGACTGGCCGGTGTGCCTGCTCGCCGGCAGCTACGGCGAGATCAAGAGCGCGCTGGAGGCATGCCTGGCGAAGCTCGGGCCGCGCGCGCGCGAGAAGGCGTTTGCGGTGAATGCCAAGGCTGCGTATCGGCTAGCTTGA
- a CDS encoding aldo/keto reductase, which yields MKQARLAHNLDVTSIGLGSAPLGGLFSAVSDADAEATVAKAWSLGVRFFDTAPLYGFGLAEQRLGAFLRQQKRESYAISTKVGRLLRAPDATTVEDDHFKDAPALRPKFDFSYDGVMRSVEESLGRLGLDRVDVLLVHDPDDHYDDAVSGAFRALMRLRDDGTVKAIGSGMNQSEMLTRFAEAVPVDCFLLAGRYTLLDQGALDALFPVCLAKNIGILLGGIYNSGILANPHTGAKFNYEDAGAALVARALELDRLCRKYGTELKAAALQFCMAHPAVTVAVMGARNASEVADNIAMSERAVPQAFWQELRAKNLVDARAPLPGGA from the coding sequence ATGAAACAAGCGCGGCTAGCTCATAATCTCGATGTCACGTCGATCGGCCTCGGCTCGGCGCCGCTCGGCGGCCTGTTTTCGGCGGTCAGCGATGCGGATGCGGAGGCGACCGTCGCAAAGGCCTGGTCGCTCGGTGTCCGCTTCTTCGATACCGCGCCGCTCTACGGCTTTGGCCTCGCCGAGCAACGACTGGGTGCTTTCCTGCGGCAGCAGAAGCGCGAGTCCTATGCGATCTCGACCAAGGTCGGCCGCCTGCTGCGCGCGCCTGATGCGACAACGGTCGAGGACGATCATTTCAAGGACGCGCCGGCGCTGCGGCCGAAATTCGACTTCAGCTATGACGGGGTGATGCGCTCGGTCGAGGAAAGTCTCGGTCGCCTCGGGCTCGATCGCGTCGACGTGCTGCTCGTGCATGACCCTGACGATCACTACGACGACGCCGTCAGCGGCGCCTTCCGCGCACTGATGCGTCTGCGCGACGACGGCACCGTGAAAGCGATCGGTTCCGGCATGAACCAGTCCGAGATGCTGACGCGTTTCGCCGAAGCCGTGCCGGTCGACTGCTTCCTGCTCGCCGGCCGCTACACGCTGCTCGATCAGGGCGCGCTGGATGCGCTGTTCCCGGTCTGCCTCGCGAAGAACATCGGCATCCTGCTCGGCGGCATCTACAACAGCGGTATCCTTGCCAATCCGCACACGGGCGCGAAGTTCAACTATGAGGACGCCGGCGCGGCGCTGGTGGCGCGCGCGCTCGAGCTCGACCGGCTCTGCCGCAAGTACGGCACCGAGCTGAAGGCCGCCGCACTCCAGTTCTGCATGGCCCATCCGGCCGTGACCGTCGCCGTGATGGGCGCGCGCAACGCCAGCGAGGTCGCCGACAACATCGCGATGTCGGAGCGCGCGGTGCCGCAAGCCTTCTGGCAGGAGCTGCGCGCCAAGAACCTCGTCGACGCGCGGGCGCCGCTGCCGGGCGGAGCGTGA
- a CDS encoding sugar-binding protein: protein MKKLLLAGVTIAMMAAPAFAQTYKFAVVPKAMNNPFFDVARDGCMKRAKELGNVECIYKGPIEHEPATQAQIIQDFITQKVDGLAISVADVASMTKSIEAATAAGIPVITFDADAPGSKRLAYIGTNNKDFGVALGKQLLQLRPEGGKYAMVSGGPGAKNLAERVDGVREALKGSKWVEVQGSPTFCNDDSALAVQQMTDLRTATPDLAAIVPVGGWPMFAPEGFKAFVNKNKKDIDSGKLTLVVADTLKMQLELLRDGYSNALTGQRPFEMGEKSMDTLLAIKKGQKVPEVIYTGLDLVTKDNVAKLLK from the coding sequence ATGAAGAAGCTTCTGTTGGCCGGCGTGACCATCGCGATGATGGCGGCCCCGGCATTTGCCCAGACCTACAAGTTCGCCGTCGTCCCCAAGGCGATGAACAATCCGTTCTTCGACGTGGCGCGTGACGGCTGCATGAAGCGAGCCAAGGAACTCGGCAACGTCGAGTGCATCTACAAGGGGCCGATCGAGCACGAGCCGGCGACGCAGGCGCAGATCATCCAGGACTTCATCACCCAGAAGGTGGATGGCCTTGCGATCTCGGTGGCCGACGTCGCGTCCATGACCAAGTCGATCGAGGCTGCAACCGCGGCCGGCATCCCCGTCATCACGTTTGACGCGGATGCGCCGGGCTCCAAGCGGCTCGCCTATATCGGCACCAACAACAAGGACTTCGGCGTCGCGCTCGGCAAGCAATTGCTGCAGCTTCGGCCCGAGGGCGGCAAATACGCCATGGTCTCCGGTGGCCCGGGTGCCAAGAACCTTGCCGAACGTGTCGATGGCGTTCGCGAGGCGCTGAAGGGCTCGAAGTGGGTCGAAGTGCAGGGGTCGCCGACCTTCTGCAACGACGATTCCGCGCTTGCGGTGCAGCAGATGACAGATCTTCGCACCGCGACGCCCGACCTTGCCGCGATCGTTCCGGTCGGCGGCTGGCCGATGTTCGCGCCCGAGGGCTTCAAGGCCTTCGTCAACAAGAACAAGAAGGATATCGACAGCGGCAAGCTGACGCTCGTCGTTGCCGATACGCTTAAGATGCAGCTCGAATTGCTGCGCGACGGCTACTCCAACGCGCTCACCGGCCAGCGCCCGTTCGAAATGGGCGAGAAGTCGATGGACACGTTGCTCGCGATCAAGAAGGGCCAGAAGGTTCCGGAAGTGATCTACACCGGCCTCGACCTCGTGACGAAGGATAACGTCGCCAAACTGTTGAAGTAG
- a CDS encoding ABC transporter permease, with translation MSVPMENPISFTNVGRSKWWHRGIFASQTGYVLLALVVLMIVMRFASPYFFTEGNMQNVAKNFSFIAIATLGITFVIITGGIDLSVGSMMCFSAMITSMVMVELSAPGSYFVHMATDGKTVIANVPGLILLISVLAGLLAAFIVGMINGFCIAVLGLSPFVTTLGMLSIVRGLAYVVSNGRGSFPGGPDADLFYSLTSGDVYGMPAPFIYLVILALVMAVVLHHTTFGRHVFALGGNEKAAELTGIPVVRVKIEVYVLCALAAGLQGIIISGWLGSAPANMATSYELNVIAAAVIGGANLAGGLGGPLGAIVGCVLLEVIRNGLVLAQVNSYWQQTLVGVIIILAVLVDRIRSRMT, from the coding sequence ATGTCCGTACCCATGGAAAACCCGATCTCCTTCACCAATGTCGGCCGCAGCAAATGGTGGCACCGCGGCATCTTTGCCTCGCAGACCGGCTACGTTCTGCTGGCGCTCGTGGTGCTGATGATCGTGATGCGTTTTGCCAGCCCTTATTTCTTCACCGAAGGCAATATGCAGAACGTGGCGAAGAACTTTTCCTTCATCGCCATTGCCACGCTCGGAATCACCTTCGTCATCATCACCGGCGGCATCGATCTCTCCGTCGGCTCGATGATGTGTTTTTCCGCCATGATCACCTCCATGGTCATGGTCGAGCTGTCGGCGCCGGGATCGTACTTCGTCCACATGGCAACCGACGGCAAGACGGTCATCGCCAATGTACCCGGATTGATCCTGCTGATATCGGTGCTTGCAGGGCTGCTCGCCGCGTTCATCGTCGGGATGATCAACGGCTTCTGCATTGCGGTGCTCGGGCTGTCGCCCTTCGTCACCACGCTCGGAATGCTGTCGATCGTGCGCGGGCTCGCGTACGTCGTCTCGAACGGCCGTGGCAGCTTTCCTGGCGGGCCCGATGCCGATTTGTTCTACTCGTTGACCTCGGGTGACGTGTACGGCATGCCCGCGCCCTTCATCTACCTGGTGATCCTCGCCCTGGTGATGGCGGTCGTGCTGCATCATACGACCTTCGGCCGCCACGTCTTCGCGCTCGGCGGCAACGAGAAGGCGGCGGAACTGACCGGCATCCCGGTCGTGCGCGTGAAGATCGAAGTCTATGTGCTCTGCGCGCTCGCCGCCGGCCTGCAAGGCATCATCATCTCGGGCTGGCTGGGATCCGCGCCCGCGAACATGGCGACGTCCTACGAGCTCAACGTCATCGCCGCCGCCGTCATCGGCGGCGCCAATCTCGCCGGCGGCCTCGGCGGTCCGCTCGGCGCCATCGTCGGCTGCGTGCTGCTGGAGGTGATCCGCAACGGCCTCGTGCTGGCGCAGGTCAACTCCTACTGGCAGCAGACGCTGGTGGGCGTGATCATCATTCTTGCCGTGCTGGTCGATCGCATCCGCTCGCGCATGACTTGA